Proteins co-encoded in one Ciconia boyciana unplaced genomic scaffold, ASM3463844v1 HiC_scaffold_41, whole genome shotgun sequence genomic window:
- the LOC140645906 gene encoding olfactory receptor 14J1-like, translating to MAYDRYVAICKPLHYGTLLGSRACANMAAAAWGSGFFSSVLHFANTFLLPLCQGNALDQFFCEIPQILQLSCSQSFLREVGFTVISAALMFGCFVFIVVSYVQIFRAVLRIPSKQGWHKAFSTCLPHLAVVSLFVSTGMVAHLKPPSISSPLLDLVLSFLYSVVPPAVNPLLYSMRNQELKDALWKLAQWTLFHQE from the coding sequence ATGGCCTACGACCGCTAcgttgccatctgcaaacccctgcactacgggaccctcctgggcagcagagcttgtgccaacatggcagcagctgcctggggcagtgggtttTTCAGTTCTGTCCTGCACTTTGCCAATACATTTTTACTTCCactctgccaaggcaatgccctggaccagttcttctgtgaaatcccccagatcctccagctctcctgctcacaGTCCTTCCTCAGAGAAGTTGGGTTTACTGTGATTAGTGCCGCTTTAatgtttgggtgttttgttttcattgtggtgtcctatgtgcagatcttcagggccGTGCTGAGGATCCCCTCTAAGCAGGGGtggcacaaagccttttccacgtgcctccctcacctggccGTGGTCTCCCTGTTTGTCAGCACTGGCATGGTTGCCCACCTGAagcccccctccatctcctccccattGCTGGACCTGGTGCTCTCATTTCTGTACTCGGTGGTGCCTCCAGCGGTGAACCCCCTCctctacagcatgaggaaccagGAGCTCAAGGATGCCTTATGGAAACTGGCCCAATGGACGCTATTTCACCAAGAATAA